One segment of Streptomyces sp. YIM 121038 DNA contains the following:
- the bfr gene encoding bacterioferritin, translating to MQGDPEVIEFLNEQLTAELTAINQYFLHAKMQENNGWTKLAKFTRSESIDEMKHAEVLTDRILFLDGLPNYQRLFHVRIGQSVTEMFQADRQIEAEAIDRLKRGIEVMRAKGDITSANIFESILEDEEHHIDYLDTQLELVEKLGEPLYIAQLIEQPES from the coding sequence ATGCAGGGCGACCCCGAGGTCATCGAATTCCTCAACGAGCAGCTGACCGCCGAGCTCACCGCGATCAACCAGTACTTCCTGCACGCGAAGATGCAGGAGAACAACGGCTGGACGAAGCTCGCCAAGTTCACCCGGTCCGAGTCGATCGACGAGATGAAGCACGCCGAGGTGCTCACCGACCGGATCCTCTTCCTCGACGGCCTGCCCAACTACCAGCGGCTGTTCCACGTACGCATCGGCCAGTCCGTCACCGAGATGTTCCAGGCGGACCGCCAGATCGAGGCGGAGGCGATCGACCGCCTCAAGCGCGGCATCGAGGTGATGCGCGCCAAGGGCGACATCACGTCCGCGAACATCTTCGAGTCGATCCTCGAGGACGAGGAACACCACATCGACTATCTCGACACCCAGCTCGAACTGGTCGAGAAGCTCGGCGAGCCGCTGTACATCGCCCAGCTCATCGAGCAGCCGGAGAGCTAG
- a CDS encoding (2Fe-2S)-binding protein — translation MYVCNCFGITEAQVRQHAEDGACTPRQIASASKAGTDCGSCVRRIQALLGRGTCPRRDLLDQGEPAVALAPEAELPEAA, via the coding sequence GTGTACGTCTGCAACTGCTTCGGTATCACCGAGGCGCAGGTGAGGCAGCACGCGGAGGACGGCGCCTGCACCCCCCGGCAGATAGCGTCGGCCAGCAAGGCGGGTACCGACTGCGGGTCCTGCGTGCGGCGCATCCAGGCGCTGCTCGGCCGGGGCACATGCCCCCGCCGTGACCTCCTCGACCAGGGGGAACCCGCGGTGGCCCTGGCCCCTGAGGCGGAGCTTCCGGAGGCGGCCTAG
- a CDS encoding 3-deoxy-7-phosphoheptulonate synthase class II, which yields MTVNADSQAVAAKATWLDLPAAQQPEYPDAEALRDVIAELSSYPPLVFAGECDQLRARMGAVARGEAFLLQGGDCAESFDAVSAEHIRAKLKTLLQMGAVLTYAASVPVVKVGRIAGQYSKPRSKPTETRDGVTLPTYRGDSVNGFAFTEEARVPDPERLKRMYNASASTLNLVRAFTTGGYADLRQVHAWNQDFVKSSPSGQRYEQLAREIDNALNFMRACGTDPEEFKTVEFFASHEALLLDYESALTRVDSRTGDLYDVSGHMVWIGERTRQLDGAHIEFASKIRNPIGIKLGPTTTAEEALQYIERLDPEREPGRLTFIARMGADKVRDKLPELVEKVTASGATVAWITDPMHGNTYEAASGHKTRRFDDVLDEVKGFFEVHKALGTHPGGIHVELTGDDVTECVGGGDEIFVDDLHQRYETACDPRLNRSQSLDLAFLVAEMYRDQ from the coding sequence GTGACCGTGAACGCTGATTCCCAAGCCGTCGCCGCCAAGGCGACCTGGCTAGACCTGCCCGCGGCGCAGCAGCCTGAGTACCCCGATGCCGAGGCCCTGCGCGACGTCATCGCCGAGCTCAGCTCCTATCCGCCGCTCGTCTTCGCGGGTGAGTGCGACCAGCTGCGCGCCCGCATGGGAGCTGTCGCCAGGGGCGAGGCGTTCCTTCTCCAGGGCGGCGATTGCGCCGAGTCGTTCGACGCGGTGAGCGCCGAGCACATCCGGGCCAAGTTGAAGACCCTCCTCCAGATGGGCGCCGTGCTGACGTACGCCGCCTCCGTGCCCGTCGTGAAGGTGGGCCGCATCGCGGGGCAGTACTCCAAGCCGCGCTCCAAGCCGACCGAGACCCGCGACGGCGTGACGCTGCCGACCTACCGCGGAGACTCCGTGAACGGCTTCGCCTTCACGGAGGAGGCCCGCGTCCCGGACCCCGAGCGCCTGAAGCGGATGTACAACGCCTCCGCGTCGACGCTCAACCTGGTGCGCGCCTTCACCACCGGCGGCTACGCCGACCTGCGCCAGGTGCACGCCTGGAACCAGGACTTCGTGAAGTCCTCCCCCTCCGGCCAGCGCTACGAGCAGCTCGCCCGCGAGATCGACAACGCGCTGAACTTCATGCGGGCCTGCGGCACCGACCCGGAGGAGTTCAAGACGGTCGAGTTCTTCGCCTCCCACGAGGCGCTGCTGCTCGACTACGAGTCGGCGCTGACCCGCGTCGACTCCCGCACCGGCGATCTGTACGACGTCTCGGGCCACATGGTGTGGATCGGTGAGCGCACCCGCCAGCTGGACGGCGCGCACATCGAGTTCGCCTCCAAGATCCGCAACCCGATCGGGATCAAGCTCGGCCCGACGACGACGGCCGAGGAGGCGCTCCAGTACATCGAGCGCCTCGACCCCGAGCGCGAGCCCGGACGCCTGACCTTCATCGCCCGCATGGGCGCGGACAAGGTCCGCGACAAGCTCCCCGAGCTGGTCGAGAAGGTCACCGCGTCCGGCGCGACCGTCGCCTGGATCACCGACCCGATGCACGGCAACACCTACGAGGCGGCCTCCGGCCACAAGACCCGCCGCTTCGACGACGTGCTGGACGAGGTCAAGGGCTTCTTCGAGGTCCACAAGGCGCTCGGCACCCACCCCGGCGGCATCCACGTGGAGCTGACCGGCGACGACGTCACGGAGTGCGTGGGCGGCGGCGACGAGATCTTCGTCGACGACCTGCACCAGCGCTACGAGACGGCCTGCGACCCGCGGCTGAACCGCAGCCAGTCCCTCGACCTGGCGTTCCTGGTCGCGGAGATGTACCGGGACCAGTAG
- a CDS encoding DUF2867 domain-containing protein: MSVVRNEHERVVEAPAGAVGALLDRLSAPDDPLFPTPAWPAMTFDGPLAVGATGGHGPIRYRVAAYEPGRRIRFDFTAASGGFHELTVEPLGERRCRVRHVLETTPKGLGRIRWLAVIRPVHDTVIEELFDNVERAATGTCARPVRWTPRVQLFNRLSWDRPEAVARPEGARLLRAAVDRPGYRDAYRMPLLPGQPRDPDAWTGVLRGLPVLARQDGEVLLDVQVTGLTARASILIDEQYVTLSTAVRTDTARGRLYWSAVRLGHPFLARLMLRRTHRALALTTPSAAERAERTVTT; the protein is encoded by the coding sequence ATGAGTGTCGTACGCAATGAGCACGAGCGGGTGGTCGAGGCTCCGGCCGGCGCGGTGGGGGCCCTCCTGGACCGGCTGTCCGCGCCGGACGACCCGCTCTTCCCCACACCGGCCTGGCCCGCGATGACCTTCGACGGCCCGCTCGCCGTCGGCGCCACCGGCGGCCACGGCCCGATCCGCTACCGGGTGGCGGCGTACGAGCCCGGGCGCCGGATCCGCTTCGACTTCACCGCCGCCTCGGGCGGCTTCCACGAGCTGACCGTCGAGCCGCTGGGGGAGCGCCGCTGCCGTGTGCGGCACGTCCTGGAGACCACGCCGAAGGGGCTGGGGCGCATCCGGTGGCTCGCGGTGATCCGGCCCGTGCACGACACGGTGATCGAGGAGCTCTTCGACAACGTCGAGCGCGCCGCGACCGGCACCTGCGCCCGCCCCGTCCGCTGGACCCCGCGCGTCCAACTGTTCAACCGGCTCTCCTGGGACCGCCCGGAAGCCGTCGCCCGGCCCGAAGGGGCCCGCCTGCTCCGCGCCGCCGTCGACCGGCCCGGGTACCGGGACGCGTACCGCATGCCCCTGCTCCCCGGCCAGCCCCGCGACCCCGACGCCTGGACCGGCGTCCTGCGCGGCCTCCCCGTCCTGGCCCGCCAGGACGGGGAGGTGCTCCTGGACGTCCAGGTCACGGGCCTGACCGCCCGGGCGTCGATCCTGATCGACGAGCAGTACGTCACCCTGAGCACAGCCGTGCGGACCGATACCGCCCGCGGCCGCCTCTACTGGAGCGCGGTCCGCCTCGGACACCCCTTCCTGGCCCGCCTGATGCTGCGCCGCACCCACCGGGCCCTGGCCCTGACGACCCCGAGCGCGGCCGAGCGGGCGGAGCGGACGGTGACCACGTGA
- a CDS encoding TetR/AcrR family transcriptional regulator, with amino-acid sequence MAMAQRQRRTTPAKPRLTARAWADAALVAIGEGGLAAVAVEPLAARLGTTKGSFYWHFANRDALIDAALERWAETNTEETISEVEAEPDVRRRIRLLFAEAIGAAAADPLEVALLATASDPRVAAALRRVTERRVAYVAGLFGLLGFPEQEARRRGLLAYTVYLGHAQLGHAVPSVLPGEAEFGAYLDEALDVLMMR; translated from the coding sequence ATGGCCATGGCGCAACGGCAGCGGAGGACCACCCCGGCGAAGCCCCGGCTCACCGCGCGGGCCTGGGCGGACGCGGCGCTCGTGGCGATCGGCGAGGGCGGGCTCGCGGCCGTCGCCGTGGAGCCCCTCGCGGCCCGCCTCGGCACCACGAAGGGCAGCTTCTACTGGCACTTCGCGAACCGCGACGCCCTCATCGACGCCGCCCTGGAGCGCTGGGCGGAGACCAACACCGAGGAGACCATCAGCGAGGTCGAGGCGGAGCCGGACGTGCGGCGGCGCATCCGGCTGCTCTTCGCCGAGGCCATCGGCGCGGCCGCCGCCGACCCGCTGGAGGTCGCGCTGCTCGCGACCGCGTCGGACCCGCGGGTCGCCGCGGCCCTGCGGCGGGTGACCGAGCGCCGCGTCGCGTACGTCGCCGGGCTCTTCGGCCTGCTCGGCTTCCCCGAGCAGGAGGCGCGCCGCCGGGGCCTGCTCGCGTACACGGTCTATCTGGGGCACGCCCAGCTGGGGCACGCGGTGCCCTCGGTGCTGCCGGGCGAGGCCGAGTTCGGCGCCTATCTGGACGAGGCGCTCGACGTGCTGATGATGCGCTAG
- a CDS encoding anthranilate synthase family protein: MHLSDLLTDDRPFALLRRRAPGRDHAVVEVLRGPVTTYERLADIPEGLALVPFRQIRERGFDVTDDGTPLAVLTPEETYEIPLEQALSQLPGHDVRVTGHGFDVSDDAYARIVGRVLREEIGRGEGANFVIRRTYEGEIPGFDRADALALFRRLLEGERGAYWTFVVCTGDRTLVGASPEVHVRMSGGTVVMNPISGTYRYPAEGPSVDGLLRFLGDAKETEELSMVVDEELKMMCTVGDMGGVVVGPRLKEMAHLAHTEYELRGRSSLDVREVLRETMFAATVTGSPVQNACRVIERHESGGRGYYAGALALVGRDAGGAQTLDSPILIRTADIDAAGRLRVPVGATLVRGSDPAGEVAETHAKAAGVLAALGVRPGRPRAEGARPALADDPRVRAALDARRAGLAPFWLRMQEVARELSGHALVVDGEDTFTAMLAHVLRSAGLGVSVRRYDEAGLRAAVLGHGGPVVLGPGPGDPSDTADPKMRLLRGLTAELIRERRGPVLGVCLGHELIAAELGLDIVRKDVPYQGAQTTIDLFGRPETVGFYNSFAARCDDEAERELAAHGIAVSRDPATGEVHALRGPGFASLQFHPESVLSLRGAAVVRELLGQLAGSAGTSTFSERRPAR; this comes from the coding sequence ATGCACCTGTCCGACCTCCTGACCGACGACCGCCCCTTCGCCCTGCTGCGGCGCCGCGCCCCGGGCCGTGACCACGCCGTGGTGGAGGTGCTTCGCGGCCCCGTGACCACGTACGAGCGGCTCGCCGACATCCCGGAGGGGCTCGCGCTCGTGCCGTTCCGGCAGATCAGGGAGCGCGGCTTCGACGTCACGGACGACGGCACCCCGCTCGCCGTGCTCACCCCCGAGGAGACGTACGAGATCCCGCTGGAGCAGGCCCTGTCCCAGCTGCCCGGGCACGACGTCCGGGTCACGGGCCACGGCTTCGACGTGAGCGACGACGCGTACGCGCGGATCGTCGGCCGGGTCCTGCGCGAGGAGATCGGGCGCGGCGAGGGCGCCAACTTCGTGATCCGGCGTACGTACGAGGGTGAGATCCCCGGCTTCGACCGTGCGGACGCCCTCGCGCTGTTCCGCAGGCTCCTGGAGGGCGAGCGGGGCGCCTACTGGACCTTCGTCGTGTGCACCGGGGACCGAACGCTGGTCGGGGCGAGCCCCGAGGTGCACGTGCGGATGTCCGGCGGGACGGTCGTGATGAACCCGATCAGCGGGACCTACCGCTATCCCGCCGAGGGGCCGTCGGTCGACGGTCTGCTGCGCTTCCTCGGCGACGCCAAGGAGACCGAGGAGCTCTCGATGGTCGTCGACGAGGAGCTCAAGATGATGTGCACGGTCGGCGACATGGGCGGCGTGGTGGTGGGGCCGCGGCTCAAGGAGATGGCGCATCTGGCGCACACGGAGTACGAGCTGCGCGGCCGCTCGTCGCTCGACGTGCGGGAGGTGCTGCGGGAGACGATGTTCGCCGCGACCGTGACGGGCTCGCCGGTGCAGAACGCCTGCCGGGTGATCGAGCGCCACGAGAGCGGCGGGCGCGGCTACTACGCCGGTGCCCTCGCGCTCGTCGGGCGGGACGCGGGCGGCGCGCAGACGCTGGACTCGCCGATCCTGATCCGCACCGCCGACATCGACGCGGCCGGGCGCCTGCGGGTGCCGGTCGGCGCGACCCTGGTGCGCGGTTCGGACCCGGCGGGCGAGGTGGCCGAGACCCATGCGAAGGCCGCGGGGGTCCTCGCGGCGCTCGGGGTGCGTCCCGGGCGGCCGCGGGCGGAGGGCGCGCGGCCCGCGCTCGCCGACGACCCCCGGGTGCGGGCGGCGCTCGACGCGCGGCGGGCGGGGCTCGCGCCGTTCTGGCTGCGGATGCAGGAGGTGGCGCGCGAGCTTTCGGGGCACGCCCTGGTGGTGGACGGCGAGGACACGTTCACGGCGATGCTCGCGCACGTCCTGCGCTCGGCGGGCCTCGGTGTGAGCGTGCGGCGGTACGACGAGGCGGGGCTGCGCGCCGCGGTGCTCGGCCACGGCGGTCCCGTGGTCCTCGGGCCCGGCCCCGGCGACCCGTCCGACACCGCCGACCCGAAGATGCGGCTGCTGCGCGGGCTCACGGCCGAGCTGATCCGCGAGCGGCGCGGCCCGGTGCTCGGCGTGTGCCTGGGCCATGAGCTGATCGCGGCGGAGCTGGGCCTGGACATCGTCCGCAAGGACGTCCCGTACCAGGGTGCGCAGACGACGATCGACCTGTTCGGGCGGCCGGAGACTGTGGGCTTCTACAACAGCTTCGCGGCGCGCTGCGACGACGAGGCCGAGCGGGAGCTGGCGGCGCACGGCATCGCCGTGAGCCGGGACCCGGCGACGGGCGAGGTGCACGCGCTCCGCGGGCCCGGCTTCGCCTCGCTGCAGTTCCATCCGGAGTCGGTGCTGTCCCTGCGCGGGGCGGCGGTGGTGCGCGAGCTGCTGGGTCAGCTGGCCGGGAGCGCGGGCACCAGCACGTTCTCGGAGCGGCGGCCCGCCAGGTAG
- a CDS encoding 2-hydroxyacid dehydrogenase, translating into MEILAFGVQADERPLIEKAFAPHHDIRCLDVFLTEDTAPIAAGYEVISTSVNAILDNRVLQTLAAGGTQMVAQRSTGFNNIDLQVAERLGLTVARVSSYSPYSVAEFAWTLAMAVNRRIVRASNRTRDFDFRLDGLMGRDLRGRTAGVLGTGKIGEAFTRIAHGFGMNLLGWDVAENPACVGLGMKYVEKDQLLAESDLVSLHVPLLPATRHLIGAAALRAMKDDAILVNSSRGGLIDTDALVAELRAGRFTGVGLDVYEAEAGLFFLDKSLEVVEDDTLARLVTFPNVVVTSHQAYYTEDAVGQIIDATVTNVLDYLAGRRSENVLVPALPAS; encoded by the coding sequence GTGGAGATTCTCGCCTTCGGCGTCCAGGCCGACGAGCGCCCCCTCATCGAGAAGGCCTTCGCCCCGCACCACGACATCCGCTGCCTGGACGTCTTCCTCACCGAGGACACCGCCCCCATCGCCGCCGGCTACGAGGTCATCTCCACCAGCGTCAACGCGATCCTCGACAACCGCGTGCTCCAGACCCTCGCTGCCGGCGGCACCCAGATGGTCGCCCAGCGCTCGACCGGCTTCAACAACATCGACCTCCAGGTCGCCGAGCGCCTGGGCCTCACCGTCGCCCGCGTCTCCTCCTACTCCCCGTACTCCGTGGCGGAGTTCGCCTGGACCCTGGCGATGGCCGTGAACCGCCGCATCGTCCGCGCCAGCAACCGCACCCGCGACTTCGACTTCCGGCTCGACGGCCTCATGGGCCGGGACCTGCGCGGCCGCACCGCGGGCGTCCTCGGCACCGGCAAGATCGGTGAGGCCTTCACCCGGATCGCGCACGGCTTCGGCATGAACCTGCTCGGCTGGGACGTCGCCGAGAACCCCGCCTGCGTCGGACTCGGCATGAAGTACGTCGAGAAGGACCAGCTCCTCGCCGAGTCCGACCTGGTCAGCCTGCACGTACCGCTGCTGCCCGCGACCCGGCACCTGATCGGCGCCGCGGCGCTGCGCGCCATGAAGGACGACGCGATCCTGGTGAACTCCAGCCGCGGCGGCCTCATCGACACCGACGCCCTCGTCGCCGAACTGCGCGCGGGCCGCTTCACCGGCGTCGGCCTCGACGTCTACGAGGCCGAGGCCGGGCTCTTCTTCCTGGACAAGTCGCTGGAGGTGGTCGAGGACGACACCCTGGCCCGCCTCGTCACCTTCCCGAACGTGGTGGTCACCTCGCACCAGGCGTACTACACCGAGGACGCCGTCGGCCAGATCATCGACGCCACGGTCACCAACGTCCTGGACTACCTGGCGGGCCGCCGCTCCGAGAACGTGCTGGTGCCCGCGCTCCCGGCCAGCTGA
- a CDS encoding 6-phosphofructokinase, with product MRVGVLTGGGDCPGLNAVIRGVVRKGVQEYGYDFVGFRDGWRGPLEGDTVQLDIPAVRGILPRGGTILGSSRTNPLKAENGIRRIKENLAKLEVEALIAIGGEDTLGVAARLTDEYGVPVVGVPKTIDNDLSATDYTFGFDTAVGIATEAIDRLHTTAESHMRVLVVEVMGRHAGWIALHSGLAGGANVILIPERRFDVDQVCAWVTSRFKASYAPIVVVAEGAMPKDGDVVLKDGSLDSFGHVRLSGVGEWLAKEIEKRTGKEARTTVLGHVQRGGTPSAFDRWLATRFGLHAIDAVRDGDFGKMVALQGTDIVRVPIAEATAHLKTVNPALYKEVEVFFG from the coding sequence ATGCGGGTCGGAGTTCTGACCGGAGGCGGCGACTGCCCCGGGCTCAATGCCGTCATCCGGGGCGTCGTCCGCAAGGGCGTACAGGAGTACGGCTACGACTTCGTCGGCTTCCGCGACGGCTGGCGCGGACCGCTCGAGGGCGACACCGTCCAGCTCGACATCCCGGCCGTCCGCGGCATCCTGCCCCGCGGCGGCACCATCCTCGGCTCCTCGCGCACCAACCCCCTCAAGGCCGAGAACGGCATCCGCCGCATCAAGGAGAACCTCGCCAAGCTGGAGGTCGAGGCGCTCATCGCCATCGGCGGCGAGGACACCCTCGGCGTCGCCGCGCGCCTCACCGACGAGTACGGCGTGCCCGTCGTCGGCGTGCCGAAGACCATCGACAACGACCTGTCCGCCACCGACTACACCTTCGGCTTCGACACGGCCGTCGGCATCGCCACGGAGGCCATCGACCGGCTGCACACCACCGCCGAGTCGCACATGCGCGTCCTGGTGGTCGAGGTGATGGGCCGCCACGCGGGCTGGATCGCGCTGCACTCCGGGCTCGCGGGCGGCGCCAACGTCATCCTCATCCCCGAGCGGCGCTTCGACGTCGACCAGGTCTGCGCGTGGGTGACCTCCCGGTTCAAGGCCTCGTACGCGCCGATCGTGGTCGTCGCGGAGGGCGCCATGCCCAAGGACGGCGACGTGGTCCTCAAGGACGGGTCCCTCGACTCCTTCGGGCACGTGCGCCTGTCCGGCGTGGGGGAGTGGCTGGCCAAGGAGATCGAGAAGCGCACCGGCAAGGAGGCCCGGACGACGGTCCTCGGCCACGTGCAGCGCGGCGGCACGCCCAGCGCCTTCGACCGGTGGCTCGCCACGCGCTTCGGCCTGCACGCGATCGACGCCGTCCGCGACGGAGACTTCGGCAAGATGGTCGCCCTCCAGGGCACGGACATCGTCCGCGTCCCCATCGCCGAGGCCACGGCCCACCTCAAGACGGTGAACCCCGCCCTCTACAAGGAAGTGGAAGTCTTCTTCGGCTGA
- a CDS encoding response regulator transcription factor: MSEQHKEPTGQDAADPVRVMVVDDHPMWRDAVARDLGESGFDVVATAGDGEQAVRRARAAAPDVLVLDLNLPLKPGVQVCKELVGANPALRVLVLSASGEHADVLEAVKSGATGYLLKSASTAELIDAVRRTAVGDAVFTPGLAGLVLGEYRRLASEPASATPDEPGAPRLTDRETEVLRLVAKGLSYKQIAERLVISHRTVQNHVQNTLGKLQLHNRVELVRYAIERGLDTDDTDGT, encoded by the coding sequence ATGAGCGAACAGCACAAGGAACCGACCGGCCAGGACGCCGCGGACCCGGTCAGGGTCATGGTCGTCGACGACCACCCGATGTGGCGCGACGCCGTCGCCCGCGACCTCGGCGAGTCCGGCTTCGACGTGGTGGCCACCGCGGGCGACGGCGAGCAGGCGGTGCGCCGCGCCCGGGCCGCCGCGCCCGACGTCCTCGTCCTCGATCTGAACCTGCCGCTGAAGCCCGGCGTCCAGGTGTGCAAGGAACTCGTCGGCGCCAACCCGGCCCTGCGCGTCCTCGTCCTGTCCGCGAGCGGCGAGCACGCCGACGTCCTGGAGGCGGTCAAGTCCGGCGCCACCGGCTATCTGCTGAAGTCCGCGTCCACCGCCGAGCTGATCGACGCGGTGCGCCGCACGGCCGTCGGCGACGCCGTCTTCACCCCCGGCCTCGCGGGCCTGGTCCTCGGCGAGTACCGCCGCCTCGCCTCCGAGCCCGCGTCCGCGACGCCCGACGAGCCGGGCGCCCCGCGGCTGACCGACCGCGAGACGGAGGTGCTGCGCCTGGTCGCCAAGGGCCTGAGCTACAAGCAGATCGCCGAGCGCCTCGTCATCTCCCACCGCACGGTCCAGAACCACGTCCAGAACACCCTCGGCAAGCTCCAGCTGCACAACAGGGTGGAGCTCGTGCGGTACGCGATCGAACGCGGCCTCGACACGGACGACACCGACGGCACCTGA
- a CDS encoding DUF5931 domain-containing protein: MAKRERVMRMSVEQPLWRALTGYRVLTMLYAIGLFVAAHDDFARPWVAVAYFSVLAVWTLATLPKVSGAAHCTKRFLAADLTIALTGILLTRAADAAERISDGGPTLPSIWTAGAVLAFAIKGGWRWAAFASLLVGVANVVQRGAFSRDTVHNVLLVCIASIAIGYVVEVARASERTLARALEIEAATRERERLARDIHDSVLQVLAMVQRRGTAIGGEAAELGRMAGEQEVALRSLVAGGLVPASRVSEDAALGAVVRVVDEPDDASAGASPCDLRTLLSPYAGSLVTLSEPGAPVPLAGHAARELAAAVGAALDNVRRHAGTDARAWILVEDEPDAVVVTVRDDGPGIPEGRLAQAEGEGRLGVAQSIRGRLRDIGGTAELISVPGQGTEVELRVPKDARGKAETRT, from the coding sequence ATGGCCAAGCGCGAGAGAGTCATGAGGATGTCGGTCGAGCAGCCGCTGTGGCGCGCGCTGACCGGGTACCGGGTCCTGACGATGCTGTACGCCATCGGCCTGTTCGTCGCCGCGCACGACGACTTCGCCCGGCCCTGGGTCGCCGTCGCCTACTTCTCGGTGCTCGCCGTCTGGACCCTCGCCACGCTGCCGAAGGTCTCGGGCGCCGCGCACTGCACCAAGCGCTTCCTCGCCGCCGACCTCACCATCGCCCTGACCGGCATCCTGCTGACCCGGGCGGCCGACGCCGCCGAGCGGATCAGCGACGGCGGCCCGACCCTGCCCTCCATATGGACCGCGGGCGCCGTCCTCGCCTTCGCGATCAAGGGCGGCTGGCGCTGGGCCGCCTTCGCCTCGCTGCTCGTCGGCGTCGCGAACGTCGTACAGCGCGGCGCCTTCAGCCGCGACACCGTCCACAACGTGCTGCTCGTCTGCATCGCCTCCATCGCCATCGGCTACGTCGTGGAGGTGGCACGCGCCTCCGAGCGCACCCTCGCCCGGGCCCTGGAGATCGAGGCCGCGACCCGGGAGCGCGAGCGCCTCGCCCGCGACATCCACGACAGCGTCCTCCAGGTCCTCGCCATGGTGCAGCGCCGGGGCACCGCCATCGGCGGCGAGGCGGCCGAGCTCGGCCGGATGGCGGGCGAACAGGAGGTCGCCCTGCGCTCGCTGGTCGCGGGCGGCCTGGTGCCCGCCTCGCGCGTCTCCGAGGACGCCGCGCTCGGGGCCGTCGTCCGCGTCGTCGACGAGCCGGACGACGCGTCGGCCGGGGCCTCGCCGTGCGACCTGCGGACACTCCTCTCCCCGTACGCCGGGTCGCTGGTGACCCTGTCCGAGCCCGGCGCCCCGGTGCCGCTCGCCGGGCACGCGGCCCGGGAACTCGCGGCGGCCGTCGGCGCCGCCCTGGACAATGTGCGCAGGCACGCGGGGACCGACGCCCGCGCCTGGATCCTGGTCGAGGACGAGCCGGACGCCGTCGTCGTCACCGTCAGGGACGACGGGCCCGGCATCCCCGAGGGGCGGCTCGCCCAGGCCGAGGGGGAGGGGCGGCTCGGCGTCGCCCAGTCGATCCGCGGCCGGCTGCGGGACATCGGCGGCACGGCCGAACTGATCTCGGTGCCGGGCCAGGGAACGGAAGTGGAACTACGCGTCCCCAAGGACGCGCGGGGGAAGGCGGAAACGCGGACATGA
- a CDS encoding lysophospholipid acyltransferase family protein — protein MKFSIGGPLKLAFRPWVEGLENIPAEGPAILASNHLSFSDSFFLPAVLDRKVTFIAKAEYFTTPGIKGRMTAAFFKGVGQLPVDRSGARGAGEAAIKSGIEVLERGELFGIYPEGTRSPDGRLYRGKPGGLARVALATGAPVIPVAMIDTEKIQPPGKVVPKLMRPGIRIGEPLDFSRYQGMEGDRFVLRAVTDEVMYEIMKLSGQEYVDVYATAAKRQIQEAAKAEKEAAKELARAQKAEAQKAEAEKAEAQKPAAEKAQKADAE, from the coding sequence ATGAAGTTTTCCATCGGAGGGCCCCTGAAGCTCGCCTTCAGGCCCTGGGTGGAAGGCCTCGAGAACATTCCCGCCGAGGGCCCCGCCATCCTGGCCAGCAACCACCTGTCGTTCTCGGACTCCTTCTTCCTGCCCGCGGTCCTGGACCGCAAGGTCACCTTCATCGCGAAGGCCGAGTACTTCACCACCCCCGGCATCAAGGGCCGCATGACGGCCGCCTTCTTCAAGGGCGTCGGCCAGCTCCCGGTGGACCGCTCCGGCGCGCGCGGCGCGGGCGAGGCCGCGATCAAGAGCGGCATCGAGGTCCTGGAGCGCGGCGAGCTGTTCGGCATCTACCCGGAGGGCACCCGTTCGCCCGACGGCCGCCTCTACCGCGGCAAGCCCGGCGGCCTCGCGCGCGTGGCCCTCGCCACCGGGGCGCCCGTCATCCCCGTGGCGATGATCGACACGGAGAAGATCCAGCCGCCCGGCAAGGTCGTGCCCAAGCTGATGCGCCCGGGCATCCGCATCGGCGAGCCGCTGGACTTCAGCCGCTACCAGGGCATGGAGGGCGACCGCTTCGTCCTGCGCGCGGTCACCGACGAGGTCATGTACGAGATCATGAAGCTCTCCGGCCAGGAGTACGTGGACGTGTACGCGACCGCCGCGAAGCGCCAGATCCAGGAGGCGGCCAAGGCGGAGAAGGAAGCCGCCAAGGAGCTCGCGCGCGCCCAGAAGGCCGAGGCCCAGAAGGCGGAGGCGGAGAAGGCGGAGGCCCAGAAGCCCGCCGCCGAGAAGGCACAGAAGGCCGACGCCGAGTAG